A section of the Streptomyces sp. Je 1-369 genome encodes:
- a CDS encoding VanZ family protein, translating into MARTGRYEEGRRAAPMSTPARAVIMLVAFAFMVGFAVVLARLTLEPSASSEALTHSNFTPGDSIDAYLAQPAFRDTVKQLGGNILLGVPFGVLLPVVLPRTRGFVRVGLATAVTMVLVELAQGAFVTGRTFDIDDVILNTAGALLGYLVLGRRLGRAIHPRRRHWWHRFTRRNAVDA; encoded by the coding sequence ATGGCACGGACAGGACGTTACGAGGAAGGCCGCCGCGCGGCGCCCATGTCGACGCCGGCCCGGGCGGTGATCATGCTGGTGGCCTTCGCCTTCATGGTCGGCTTCGCCGTGGTGCTTGCCCGTCTGACGCTGGAGCCGTCCGCGAGCTCGGAGGCGCTGACGCACAGCAACTTCACGCCGGGCGACTCCATCGACGCGTATCTCGCGCAGCCCGCCTTCCGCGACACCGTCAAGCAGCTCGGCGGGAACATCCTGCTGGGCGTGCCGTTCGGTGTGCTGTTGCCCGTGGTGCTCCCCCGCACGCGCGGGTTCGTGCGGGTCGGGCTCGCCACGGCGGTGACGATGGTGCTCGTCGAGCTGGCGCAGGGCGCGTTCGTGACGGGCCGCACCTTCGACATCGACGACGTCATCCTCAACACGGCGGGCGCACTGCTCGGCTACCTCGTACTGGGGCGGCGCCTCGGCCGGGCCATCCATCCGCGCCGACGGCACTGGTGGCACCGTTTCACGCGGCGGAACGCGGTCGACGCCTGA
- a CDS encoding glycosyltransferase family 2 protein encodes MRTAVITLAAGRHRHLLLQQDGLAHGERGPDHYVVVSMDDPAIAPLATGREPAAEVVTLPLADGRLPLAAARNEGAARAMALGADLLVFLDVDCVPGPTLLDSYVNAAHDWALLCGTVAYLPPPPRGGYPLDELHHLAEPHPARPVPAHGQVLRGGDPHLFWSLSFALTARTWKHIGGFCEAYTGYGGEDTDFAATAAHRGVDLWWVGGAPAYHQHHPTQQPPVQHIDDILRNGATYKRRWGSWPMEGWLRAFEARGLAVYDHAADAWRKTEPEPLLRAPYAP; translated from the coding sequence ATGCGTACCGCGGTGATCACCCTCGCGGCGGGTCGCCACCGGCACCTGTTGCTTCAGCAGGACGGTCTTGCCCATGGTGAGCGCGGACCCGACCATTACGTGGTCGTCTCCATGGACGACCCGGCCATCGCGCCCCTCGCCACCGGCAGGGAACCCGCCGCCGAAGTGGTCACGCTGCCGCTGGCCGACGGACGGCTGCCGCTCGCCGCCGCACGCAACGAGGGCGCGGCCCGGGCCATGGCGCTCGGCGCGGACTTGCTGGTGTTCCTCGACGTGGACTGCGTGCCGGGGCCGACCCTCCTGGACAGCTACGTCAACGCCGCCCACGACTGGGCGCTGCTGTGCGGAACCGTCGCCTACCTGCCGCCCCCGCCGCGCGGCGGCTACCCGCTCGACGAGCTGCACCACCTGGCCGAACCCCACCCCGCACGGCCCGTCCCGGCCCACGGCCAAGTGCTGCGCGGGGGAGACCCGCACCTGTTCTGGTCCCTGTCGTTCGCCCTGACCGCCCGCACCTGGAAACACATCGGCGGCTTCTGCGAGGCCTACACCGGATACGGCGGCGAGGACACCGACTTCGCCGCCACCGCGGCCCACCGGGGCGTCGACCTGTGGTGGGTGGGCGGCGCCCCCGCCTACCACCAGCACCACCCGACCCAGCAGCCTCCCGTCCAGCACATCGACGACATCCTGCGCAACGGGGCGACCTACAAGCGCCGTTGGGGCAGCTGGCCGATGGAGGGCTGGCTGCGCGCGTTCGAGGCGCGGGGCCTCGCCGTGTACGACCACGCGGCCGACGCGTGGCGCAAGACCGAGCCGGAACCGCTGCTCAGGGCTCCGTACGCTCCCTGA
- the ligD gene encoding non-homologous end-joining DNA ligase produces MPRSALETLPPDLSSRTREASPGVELAASPMLATLSDRREFPRGWVFERKLDGIRVLAVRENGRVTLRSRSGRRLDATYPEIVDALAAQECADFTVDGEIVAYAHGRTDFARLQQRMGLTRPADVAASKVAVTYYVFDLLRLDGTDVRRLPLRTRKSLLRRSVTFAAPLRFSAHRNAGGPELLAEACRRGWEGLIAKRADSTYQGRRSDDWLKLKCSRGQEFVVGGFTEPAGSRVGIGALLLGHYDEAAAGRLRYAGKVGTGFDHKTLLALRRELDGLRVDASPFDGPVAERSARWVRPRLVAQIAFSEWTRDGMLRHPRFQGLRDDKDPADVVRERTEP; encoded by the coding sequence TTGCCCCGGAGCGCGCTGGAGACGCTGCCGCCCGACCTGTCGAGCCGTACCCGCGAGGCGTCGCCGGGCGTCGAGCTCGCGGCGTCGCCGATGCTTGCGACGCTCAGCGACCGGCGTGAGTTCCCGCGGGGCTGGGTCTTCGAGAGGAAGCTGGACGGCATCCGCGTCCTCGCCGTCCGCGAGAACGGGCGGGTGACGCTCCGGTCCCGGTCCGGGCGGCGGCTCGACGCCACGTACCCGGAGATCGTCGACGCGCTCGCCGCGCAGGAGTGCGCGGACTTCACCGTCGACGGTGAGATCGTCGCCTACGCGCACGGCCGCACCGACTTCGCGCGGCTCCAGCAGCGCATGGGCCTCACCCGGCCCGCGGACGTCGCGGCCAGCAAGGTCGCCGTGACCTACTACGTCTTCGACCTGCTGCGCCTGGACGGCACGGACGTGCGGCGGCTGCCGCTGCGCACCCGCAAGTCCCTGCTGCGCCGCTCGGTCACCTTCGCCGCGCCGCTGCGCTTCAGCGCCCACCGCAACGCGGGCGGCCCCGAACTCCTCGCGGAGGCGTGCCGGCGCGGCTGGGAGGGACTGATCGCCAAGCGGGCCGACAGCACGTATCAGGGGCGCCGCTCGGACGACTGGCTCAAGCTGAAGTGCTCCCGCGGGCAGGAGTTCGTGGTGGGCGGCTTCACGGAGCCCGCGGGCAGCCGGGTCGGCATCGGCGCGCTGCTGCTCGGCCACTACGACGAGGCCGCCGCCGGGCGGCTGCGGTACGCGGGCAAGGTCGGCACGGGCTTCGACCACAAGACGCTGCTCGCCCTGCGCCGCGAACTCGACGGGCTGCGGGTGGACGCGTCGCCGTTCGACGGGCCGGTCGCGGAACGGTCCGCCCGGTGGGTGCGGCCGCGGCTCGTGGCGCAGATCGCCTTCTCGGAGTGGACACGCGACGGCATGCTCCGCCATCCCCGCTTTCAGGGGCTCCGCGACGACAAGGACCCCGCCGACGTCGTCAGGGAGCGTACGGAGCCCTGA
- a CDS encoding STAS domain-containing protein, translating to MKKYLSARLGRQAAHRRKVRTVQASDPVPLPDHTHKPLPDQTHKTPWLPSPGTARRLRRAGIARVLVTGCLVRVSLRGEITAREAESLAAQLRGLVQDGCRHLIVDLSEVTYLAREGAGVFFGTLRALRAVGGTLAVRGACPRSAATLHCLGMGRLAE from the coding sequence ATGAAGAAGTACCTTTCGGCCCGTCTCGGCCGACAGGCGGCGCACCGCCGGAAGGTCCGTACCGTGCAAGCTTCTGATCCCGTTCCTCTTCCTGACCACACGCACAAGCCTCTTCCCGACCAGACGCACAAGACGCCGTGGCTGCCCAGCCCGGGCACGGCCCGCAGGCTGCGCCGCGCGGGCATCGCCCGGGTGCTCGTCACCGGCTGTCTGGTCCGCGTGAGCCTGCGCGGCGAGATCACCGCCCGCGAGGCCGAATCGCTCGCCGCGCAGCTGCGCGGCCTGGTCCAGGACGGCTGCCGCCATCTGATCGTCGACCTGTCCGAGGTCACCTACCTCGCACGGGAAGGCGCCGGCGTCTTCTTCGGCACGCTGCGGGCCCTCAGAGCCGTGGGCGGCACCCTCGCCGTGCGGGGCGCCTGCCCCCGGTCCGCCGCCACGCTGCACTGCCTGGGCATGGGCCGACTGGCCGAGTAG
- a CDS encoding DNA polymerase ligase N-terminal domain-containing protein, whose protein sequence is MSEKSERNGNGKSGNGKSGKDALRTYRGKRHFGRTAEPSGEHAALDGDERAARDGAGEAADDEPSFVVQIHDASTMHFDFRLEVDGVLKSWSVPKGPSTDPQDKRLAIPTEDHPLDYRDYEGVIPEGEYGGGTVMVWDRGTYRPTSHDKQHRPVPFAQALEKGHATFDLHGEKLRGQYALTRFHGREEQDASSGGSAKPTWLLVRTGHHSGGGTPDPRRARSARSGRTLRQIAEQG, encoded by the coding sequence GTGAGCGAGAAGAGCGAGCGGAACGGGAACGGGAAGAGCGGGAACGGGAAGAGCGGGAAGGACGCTCTGCGGACCTACCGCGGCAAGCGGCACTTCGGCAGGACCGCCGAGCCCAGCGGTGAGCACGCGGCCCTGGACGGAGACGAGCGCGCGGCCCGGGACGGAGCAGGAGAGGCCGCCGACGACGAGCCCTCGTTCGTCGTGCAGATCCATGACGCGAGCACGATGCACTTCGACTTCCGCCTCGAGGTCGACGGCGTGCTCAAGTCGTGGTCGGTCCCCAAGGGCCCCTCCACCGACCCGCAGGACAAGCGGCTCGCCATCCCCACCGAGGACCACCCCCTGGACTACCGGGACTACGAGGGCGTGATCCCCGAGGGTGAGTACGGCGGCGGGACCGTCATGGTCTGGGACCGCGGCACGTACCGGCCCACGAGCCACGACAAGCAGCACCGTCCCGTGCCGTTCGCGCAGGCCCTGGAGAAGGGCCATGCCACGTTCGACCTGCACGGCGAGAAGCTGCGCGGACAGTACGCGCTGACCCGCTTCCACGGCCGCGAGGAGCAGGACGCCTCGTCCGGCGGGAGCGCGAAGCCGACCTGGCTGCTCGTACGGACCGGGCACCACTCGGGCGGCGGCACCCCGGATCCCCGGCGCGCCCGCTCGGCCCGCAGCGGCCGTACGCTGCGCCAGATCGCCGAGCAGGGCTGA
- a CDS encoding DUF72 domain-containing protein has translation MGDILVGTCSWTDPALVRSGWYPRGRRDAAGRLRYYAERFPVVEVDSSYYALPGERNSRLWVERTPDRFTFDVKAFSMLTGHPTRPAALPADLRDKLRDGPRDAAALDEVWTRFTAGIAPLRDAGRLGSVLFQFPPWLRPGERAAELLAHTARRTRGWPVAVEFRHPDWWRDGNAEATRALLAGHGMTAVAVDMNQSVPSAMPPVAPVTVPGLSVVRFHGRSTSWGRGSKEDRFRYAYDEDELRSWLPRLHALAERTEEVHVLFNNCCADAAVRAAEAMTRLLDRAAARDGTEHLR, from the coding sequence ATGGGCGACATCCTGGTGGGCACGTGTTCGTGGACCGATCCGGCGCTGGTCCGCAGCGGCTGGTACCCGCGCGGGCGGCGGGACGCGGCGGGGCGGCTGCGGTACTACGCCGAGCGGTTCCCGGTCGTGGAGGTGGACTCGTCGTATTACGCGCTGCCCGGCGAGCGCAACAGCCGGCTCTGGGTGGAGCGGACGCCGGACCGCTTCACGTTCGACGTGAAGGCGTTCTCGATGCTCACCGGGCACCCCACACGCCCCGCCGCGCTCCCCGCCGACCTGCGCGACAAGCTGCGTGACGGCCCCCGGGACGCGGCCGCCCTGGACGAGGTGTGGACACGGTTCACCGCCGGGATCGCGCCGCTGCGTGACGCAGGACGGCTCGGGAGCGTGCTGTTCCAGTTCCCGCCGTGGCTACGGCCCGGCGAGCGCGCCGCCGAGCTGCTCGCGCACACCGCGCGGCGCACCCGGGGCTGGCCCGTCGCGGTGGAGTTCCGCCACCCCGACTGGTGGCGCGACGGGAACGCCGAGGCCACGCGCGCACTCCTCGCCGGTCACGGCATGACGGCGGTCGCCGTCGACATGAACCAGTCGGTGCCGTCCGCGATGCCGCCGGTCGCGCCGGTCACCGTGCCGGGGCTCTCCGTCGTACGGTTCCACGGCCGCAGCACGTCGTGGGGGCGGGGAAGCAAGGAGGACCGTTTCCGGTACGCGTACGACGAGGACGAACTCCGCTCCTGGCTGCCCCGGTTGCACGCCCTCGCCGAACGGACCGAGGAGGTGCACGTCCTGTTCAACAACTGCTGTGCGGACGCGGCCGTCCGGGCCGCCGAGGCGATGACGCGTCTGCTCGACCGTGCCGCCGCCCGGGACGGTACGGAGCACCTCCGCTGA
- a CDS encoding DUF2267 domain-containing protein encodes MDTSLETLLDRVRQRGSYAGRQQAAGALEKVLDVLGAHLVGDDRTDLARLLPAGCGALLTDAEPAAEPLSAAEFVDAVAARTGEDTAGARRAVTSVLGTLADVADDALLRRILTQLPPGHAGLFGRTEPA; translated from the coding sequence ATGGACACATCCTTGGAAACGCTTCTCGACCGGGTGCGGCAGCGGGGAAGTTACGCCGGGCGCCAGCAGGCGGCGGGCGCCCTCGAGAAGGTGCTCGACGTCCTTGGCGCGCATCTGGTGGGCGACGACCGCACCGACCTGGCCCGGCTGCTGCCCGCCGGGTGCGGGGCCCTGCTGACCGACGCGGAACCCGCCGCCGAACCCCTGTCCGCCGCGGAGTTCGTCGACGCGGTGGCCGCGCGGACGGGCGAGGACACGGCCGGGGCCCGCCGTGCCGTCACCTCAGTGCTCGGCACGCTCGCGGACGTGGCGGACGACGCGCTGCTTCGCCGCATCCTCACCCAGCTCCCACCGGGGCACGCGGGACTGTTCGGCCGCACCGAACCGGCTTGA
- a CDS encoding YihY/virulence factor BrkB family protein, whose amino-acid sequence MDSSPSAVHGTWALRRTALRRTPVSMWDDDVSDWAAALTYYAILALLPALLVTVSLISLVSPATTQALIAEVTDWAPAESGRSLHQALSDMADARSAALTVVIAGAVSAVWSASSYAAVFRRALHAMHGVKDCRPLWRKGHRVVMTAVTLLGLLVASALLLVLSGSVAESIGHRVGFGDAGQNAWAVLKWPALVCLVALLVLVLFRNAPPEARGWRHILPGGLLSALLWLLSSGLFTLYATVFGTYGKLYGSLAGIVVFLMWLWVSNLALLAGAQFTVEVEKARGITSPSPGTG is encoded by the coding sequence ATGGACAGTTCACCGTCCGCCGTCCACGGAACGTGGGCCCTGCGCCGCACCGCCCTGCGCCGCACCCCCGTGTCGATGTGGGACGACGACGTGTCGGACTGGGCGGCGGCCCTGACGTACTACGCCATCCTCGCCCTGCTCCCCGCGCTGCTCGTCACCGTCAGCCTCATCAGCCTCGTCAGCCCCGCCACGACCCAGGCGCTCATCGCCGAGGTCACGGACTGGGCTCCCGCCGAATCGGGGCGCTCCCTGCACCAGGCCCTCAGCGACATGGCGGACGCGCGCTCCGCCGCGCTCACCGTGGTGATCGCCGGCGCCGTCAGCGCGGTGTGGTCCGCGTCGAGCTACGCGGCCGTGTTCCGGCGTGCGCTGCACGCGATGCACGGGGTCAAGGACTGCCGTCCCCTGTGGCGGAAGGGCCACCGCGTGGTGATGACCGCGGTCACGCTGCTCGGCCTGCTGGTCGCCAGCGCCCTGCTTCTCGTGCTGAGCGGTTCGGTCGCCGAGAGCATCGGGCACCGCGTCGGCTTCGGCGACGCGGGCCAGAACGCCTGGGCCGTCCTGAAGTGGCCGGCGCTGGTCTGCCTGGTGGCGCTGCTCGTCCTCGTCCTCTTCCGCAACGCGCCGCCCGAGGCCCGCGGCTGGCGCCACATCCTGCCCGGCGGACTGCTGTCCGCGCTGCTCTGGCTGCTCTCCTCGGGCCTGTTCACGCTGTACGCGACGGTGTTCGGCACCTACGGCAAGCTGTACGGCTCCCTCGCGGGCATCGTCGTCTTCCTGATGTGGCTGTGGGTGTCCAACCTGGCGCTGCTCGCGGGGGCGCAGTTCACGGTCGAGGTGGAGAAGGCCCGGGGCATCACATCGCCATCTCCGGGTACCGGATGA
- a CDS encoding glycosyltransferase → MSGVRVALIASARHPITEPFAGGLEAHTWGLAHALTRRGHEVDLFAAPGSDPALGACELPVRHVVLSAAARSDASMPSTAWIEEHHAYLSLMLDLARDGERRFDVVHNNSLHYLPVAMASALRVPVITTLHTPPTPWLESAIQSHDVCPVVFTAVSQYTASAWHSVVPAARVVRNGIDTDFWQPGPGGTDVAWSGRIVPEKGPHLAIRAARAAGVPLKLAGPISDERYYEEEVAPLLGDGAEYVGHLDRQGLAALLATSAAALVTPSWDEPYGLVVAEALACGTPVCGFDRGALAEILTPACGLLAPPGDVAALAALIPRVMELDRGEARRRAERFCSLGRTADAYTRLYEEVAR, encoded by the coding sequence ATGAGCGGCGTGCGAGTGGCGCTCATCGCGTCCGCGCGCCACCCCATCACCGAACCGTTCGCGGGCGGCCTCGAAGCGCACACGTGGGGCCTGGCCCATGCGCTGACCCGGCGCGGACACGAGGTGGACCTGTTCGCCGCGCCCGGCTCCGATCCGGCGCTCGGAGCGTGCGAACTCCCCGTGCGGCACGTCGTGCTGAGCGCGGCGGCCCGCTCCGACGCCTCCATGCCGAGCACCGCATGGATAGAGGAGCACCACGCGTATCTGAGCCTGATGCTCGACCTGGCGCGGGACGGCGAGCGCCGGTTCGACGTCGTGCACAACAACAGCCTGCACTACCTGCCCGTCGCGATGGCCTCGGCCCTGCGGGTCCCGGTCATCACCACGCTCCACACGCCCCCGACCCCCTGGCTCGAGTCCGCCATCCAGAGTCACGACGTGTGCCCGGTGGTCTTCACCGCCGTCAGCCAGTACACGGCGTCGGCCTGGCACTCCGTCGTCCCCGCGGCGCGCGTCGTCCGCAACGGCATCGATACCGACTTCTGGCAACCGGGCCCCGGCGGCACCGATGTGGCCTGGTCGGGCCGGATCGTCCCGGAGAAGGGCCCCCATTTGGCGATCCGGGCCGCCCGCGCGGCCGGAGTGCCGTTGAAGCTCGCGGGGCCGATATCCGACGAGCGGTACTACGAGGAGGAGGTCGCGCCGCTGCTCGGCGACGGCGCGGAGTACGTCGGCCACCTCGACCGGCAGGGGCTCGCCGCGCTCCTCGCCACGTCGGCCGCCGCGCTGGTCACCCCCAGCTGGGACGAACCGTACGGCCTGGTCGTGGCGGAGGCGCTGGCCTGCGGCACGCCGGTCTGCGGCTTCGACCGCGGCGCCCTCGCGGAGATCCTCACCCCGGCCTGCGGGCTGCTCGCGCCACCCGGGGACGTGGCGGCGCTCGCCGCACTCATACCGCGCGTCATGGAACTCGACCGGGGGGAGGCGCGGCGCCGCGCGGAACGGTTCTGCTCGCTGGGCCGCACCGCCGACGCGTACACGCGCCTGTACGAGGAGGTGGCGCGGTGA
- a CDS encoding glycosyltransferase → MIGYYVHHQGRGHLHRAMCVASRTTDRVTLLSSLPRPAAWAGPWISLPTDTADDPLDPTAGGRLHWVPLHHAGHRERMGIIAQWIRRASPSLFVSDVSVEAAALARLMGVPVVVMAMRGDRKDPAHRLGYDLADALIAPWPHTVPEPGWPAHWHAKTVHTGSISRYDGRPRPASDGAAPESDEVVVMLGAGGTALTAERLREARRATPGWSWTVLGSPAGSEGGPIPDDGHPSTWLEDPWPVLCRARVVVTHGGQNAVAECAAARVPTVVIPEERPHGEQHATARALRSAGLATVRESWPDPEEWPDLLAEAAALPDRWEQWSPGDGAGRAARLLGDLAARPMRRTVCVSQ, encoded by the coding sequence GTGATCGGCTACTACGTCCACCACCAGGGGCGGGGACACCTGCACCGCGCGATGTGCGTCGCGTCCCGCACGACGGACCGCGTCACCCTCCTCTCCTCCCTTCCCCGCCCCGCCGCATGGGCGGGCCCGTGGATCTCCCTGCCGACGGACACCGCCGACGACCCGCTCGACCCCACGGCCGGCGGACGCCTGCACTGGGTGCCGCTGCACCACGCGGGACACCGCGAACGCATGGGGATCATCGCCCAGTGGATACGCCGGGCAAGCCCGTCCCTGTTCGTGAGCGACGTGTCCGTGGAGGCGGCGGCGCTGGCCCGGCTCATGGGCGTCCCCGTCGTGGTCATGGCCATGCGCGGTGACCGCAAGGACCCCGCCCACCGCCTCGGCTACGACCTCGCGGACGCGCTCATCGCCCCCTGGCCGCACACCGTCCCGGAACCGGGCTGGCCCGCGCACTGGCACGCCAAGACGGTCCACACGGGCAGCATCTCCCGCTACGACGGACGACCCCGGCCCGCCTCCGACGGCGCCGCCCCGGAGAGCGACGAGGTCGTCGTGATGCTCGGCGCCGGCGGCACGGCACTCACCGCGGAGCGCCTGCGGGAGGCGCGGCGGGCCACGCCCGGATGGTCGTGGACGGTCCTGGGAAGCCCGGCAGGGAGCGAGGGTGGTCCCATTCCCGACGACGGCCACCCCTCAACCTGGCTCGAAGACCCCTGGCCCGTGCTCTGCCGGGCCCGGGTCGTGGTCACGCACGGTGGCCAGAACGCCGTCGCCGAGTGTGCCGCCGCCCGCGTACCCACCGTGGTCATCCCCGAGGAACGTCCCCACGGCGAGCAGCATGCCACCGCGCGGGCCCTGCGGTCGGCCGGCCTCGCGACCGTCCGGGAGAGCTGGCCCGACCCCGAGGAGTGGCCCGACCTGCTGGCCGAGGCGGCCGCCCTGCCGGACCGGTGGGAGCAGTGGTCCCCCGGCGACGGTGCCGGGCGCGCCGCGCGGCTTCTCGGCGACCTGGCGGCCCGGCCGATGAGGAGGACCGTATGCGTATCCCAGTGA
- a CDS encoding glycosyltransferase translates to MLEKTSPPPTPACEIRVASVPAGHVYVRHCSSAEPDGVRRLADPRPNGAPSTSARWWPPVMLQPEWVDAHHRDFDVFHLHFGFDAQSPAQLTALVDALREHRKPLVYTVHDLRNPHQPGPSAHDAALNVVIPAADRLITLTHGAAGTIHRRWGRAATVLPHPHVVDLPLLDRARPSRDRFRVGVHAKSLRPNMDVLPVVRVLADTVAGLPDAELQVNLHREVTDPASPAHSPQLLRELHDLAERDRLTLVVHDYFDDEQLWDYLTSLDLSVLPYRFGTHSGWLEACHDLGTAVAAPDCGFYAQQRPCHSYGHTQDDGLDEESLHKAVLAAHAQRPAPRAAVRHRTRERADIAAAHHALYTDVLR, encoded by the coding sequence GTGCTCGAAAAAACGTCGCCGCCGCCCACGCCCGCCTGTGAGATCCGGGTCGCATCGGTGCCCGCGGGCCACGTCTACGTACGGCACTGCTCCTCAGCGGAACCGGACGGCGTCCGGCGCCTCGCCGATCCCCGCCCCAACGGCGCGCCCAGCACCTCCGCGCGCTGGTGGCCGCCGGTGATGCTGCAACCGGAGTGGGTCGACGCCCACCACCGGGACTTCGACGTCTTCCACCTGCACTTCGGGTTCGACGCGCAGAGCCCCGCCCAGCTGACGGCCCTCGTGGACGCCCTGCGCGAGCACCGGAAGCCACTGGTCTATACCGTCCACGACCTGCGCAACCCCCACCAGCCCGGCCCCTCCGCCCACGACGCGGCCCTGAACGTCGTCATCCCGGCCGCCGACCGCCTCATCACCCTCACCCACGGCGCGGCCGGCACCATCCACAGGCGCTGGGGCCGGGCGGCGACCGTGCTGCCCCACCCCCACGTGGTGGACCTGCCGCTCCTGGACCGGGCCAGACCGTCCCGCGACCGGTTCCGAGTGGGCGTACACGCCAAGAGCCTGCGGCCGAACATGGACGTGCTGCCCGTCGTACGCGTCCTCGCCGACACCGTCGCAGGGCTCCCCGACGCGGAGCTCCAGGTCAACCTCCACCGCGAGGTGACGGACCCGGCCTCCCCGGCCCACTCCCCGCAGCTTCTGCGCGAGCTCCACGACCTCGCCGAACGGGACCGCCTCACGCTCGTCGTCCACGACTACTTCGACGACGAACAGCTCTGGGACTACCTCACCTCGCTCGACCTCTCCGTGCTGCCCTACCGGTTCGGCACGCACTCCGGATGGCTGGAGGCGTGCCACGACCTGGGCACCGCCGTCGCCGCGCCGGACTGCGGCTTCTACGCCCAACAGCGTCCCTGCCACTCCTACGGCCACACCCAGGACGACGGCCTCGACGAGGAGTCCCTGCACAAGGCGGTGCTCGCCGCCCACGCGCAGAGGCCCGCCCCACGGGCCGCGGTCCGGCACAGGACGCGGGAGCGCGCCGACATCGCGGCGGCACACCACGCCCTCTACACCGACGTACTCCGATGA